Proteins encoded within one genomic window of Candidatus Brevundimonas colombiensis:
- a CDS encoding efflux RND transporter permease subunit, whose product MLSDVSVRRPVFAAVAAIVLCVIGAAAFFFLPVRELPDVDPPIVSVNTSYAGASAEVIESRITEPVEQQIAGIQGVERINSTSRDGRSSVNIEFSLDRNIDDAANDVRDRVSRVVGRLPDQADPPEVAKADSDSQPIIIVFLRSTSMNRLQLTDYADRYLVDRMATVPGVAQVNIYGEQRYSMRIWLDSAAMAARGLTVNDVETALTNQNVELPAGSLESTAKNYTVRVARTYARPDDFRQLPIGTRGSASASASVATGTGSGSSAIIQGQPTYVTRLGDIARVEEAPEEDRRLFRGNGMDQIGLAVTRQAQSNDLAISDGVHKMIDQIRPTLPPGVTIEIGSDNSVFTSHAIDEVWITIGISMALVALVNFIFLGSLRAALIPSIVAPICLLATFIVLAPLGFSLNLLTLLALVLAIGLVVDDAIVVVENIQRRLDHGEPPLVAAERGARQVFFAVVATTIVLLSVFAPLLFLPGYVGRLFVELAAAIAAAVAFSAFLALSLSPMLASKILKPAHGGGWVARRVDWGMDRLKSSYGRSLDMLLGRRIAVIGVGALILLVAAGAGGIFLLLPNELVPDEDRGRVSVRVAGPEGAGFDYTRKIMLGLEPLLAEYKTSGEADSYLVSAPGFGGSGYNSGNAVLTLADWSKRDRSAAQIAQELNGKLRSQTDAQVNASTPGAFQRGGGNSNSIELVATGSDYQQIYNWLQPILTAAQANPGFSRPRLNYEPNSPRLLVDVDPQKAAALGVSAQSIGRTLETMFGSRRATTYIKGGQEYDVILQTDRDNRREVSDLEALYVATGGGQLVPLSAVVTTKTSGDTPDRRRLDRQRAITLQADLNPGTTIDDAVQFLSAEAAKQPQGGVVVQWGGAARDQQEAGGAVVAAFGLALLLVFLVLAAQFESWITPAVIMLTVPLAAAGGLFGLLMAGSSLNIYSQIGLIILIGVAAKNGILIVEFANQLRDQGRSIREAIIESSSLRLRPIIMTSIATAFGALPLVLWQGAGAGSRQTIGVVIFTGAIFATVLTLFVVPVIYGVLARFTRSPEWTARKIEEWEAQEMREGGEKPIPEA is encoded by the coding sequence ATGCTGTCCGATGTCTCGGTCCGGCGGCCGGTCTTCGCGGCCGTCGCCGCCATCGTCCTGTGCGTGATCGGCGCGGCGGCCTTCTTCTTCCTGCCCGTGCGCGAACTGCCCGACGTCGATCCGCCCATCGTCTCGGTCAACACCAGCTACGCCGGGGCCTCGGCCGAGGTGATCGAAAGCCGGATCACCGAGCCGGTGGAGCAGCAGATCGCGGGCATCCAGGGCGTCGAGCGGATCAACTCCACCAGCCGCGACGGCCGCTCCAGCGTCAACATCGAGTTCTCGCTGGACCGCAACATCGACGACGCCGCCAACGACGTGCGCGACCGGGTCAGCCGCGTGGTCGGCCGCCTGCCGGACCAGGCCGATCCGCCTGAGGTGGCCAAGGCCGATTCCGACAGCCAGCCGATCATCATCGTCTTCCTGCGCTCGACCAGCATGAACCGGCTGCAGCTGACCGACTACGCCGACCGCTATCTGGTCGACCGGATGGCGACCGTGCCGGGCGTGGCCCAGGTGAATATCTATGGCGAGCAGCGCTATTCGATGCGGATCTGGCTGGATTCGGCGGCGATGGCGGCGCGCGGCCTGACGGTCAACGATGTCGAGACGGCCCTGACCAACCAGAATGTGGAGCTGCCGGCGGGATCCCTGGAATCCACGGCCAAGAACTACACCGTGCGGGTGGCGCGCACCTACGCCCGGCCCGACGACTTCCGCCAGCTGCCCATCGGCACGCGGGGCTCGGCCTCGGCCTCCGCATCGGTGGCGACCGGCACGGGCAGCGGGTCCTCGGCCATCATTCAGGGACAGCCCACCTATGTCACCCGCCTGGGCGACATCGCCCGGGTCGAGGAGGCGCCGGAAGAGGATCGTCGCCTGTTCCGCGGTAACGGCATGGATCAGATCGGCCTGGCCGTGACCCGCCAGGCCCAGTCGAACGACCTGGCCATCTCGGACGGCGTTCACAAGATGATCGACCAGATCCGGCCGACCCTGCCGCCCGGCGTGACCATCGAGATCGGCTCGGACAACTCGGTCTTCACCTCGCACGCCATCGACGAGGTGTGGATCACCATCGGCATTTCGATGGCGCTGGTGGCCCTGGTCAACTTCATCTTCCTGGGTAGTCTGCGGGCGGCGCTGATCCCGTCGATCGTGGCGCCCATCTGCCTGTTGGCGACCTTCATCGTGCTGGCGCCGCTGGGATTCTCGCTAAACCTTTTGACGCTGCTGGCGCTGGTTCTGGCCATCGGCCTGGTGGTGGACGACGCCATCGTGGTGGTCGAGAACATCCAGCGACGGCTGGACCACGGCGAGCCGCCGCTGGTGGCCGCCGAACGGGGCGCGCGCCAGGTCTTCTTCGCGGTCGTGGCCACGACCATCGTGCTGTTGTCGGTGTTCGCGCCCCTGCTGTTCCTGCCGGGCTATGTCGGGCGGCTGTTCGTGGAGCTGGCGGCGGCCATCGCGGCGGCCGTGGCCTTCTCGGCCTTCCTGGCGCTGAGTTTGTCGCCCATGCTGGCGTCCAAGATCCTGAAACCGGCGCACGGCGGCGGCTGGGTCGCGCGGCGGGTGGACTGGGGCATGGATCGGTTGAAGTCGTCCTATGGCCGGTCGCTGGACATGCTGCTGGGACGCCGGATCGCGGTGATCGGCGTTGGGGCCCTGATCCTGCTGGTCGCGGCGGGGGCGGGGGGCATCTTCCTGCTGTTGCCGAACGAACTGGTGCCGGACGAGGATCGCGGCCGCGTCAGCGTGCGCGTCGCCGGACCGGAAGGGGCGGGCTTCGACTATACCCGCAAGATCATGCTGGGGCTGGAGCCGCTGCTGGCCGAATACAAGACCAGCGGCGAGGCGGACAGCTATCTGGTGTCTGCGCCCGGCTTCGGCGGCAGCGGCTATAATTCCGGCAATGCGGTGCTGACCCTGGCGGACTGGTCCAAGCGCGACCGCTCGGCCGCCCAGATCGCCCAGGAGCTGAACGGCAAGCTGCGCAGCCAGACGGACGCCCAGGTCAACGCCTCGACCCCCGGCGCCTTCCAACGCGGCGGCGGCAACTCCAACTCCATCGAACTGGTGGCCACGGGCAGCGACTATCAGCAGATCTACAACTGGCTCCAGCCGATCCTGACGGCGGCCCAGGCCAACCCCGGCTTCTCGCGCCCGCGTTTGAACTATGAGCCGAACTCGCCGCGCCTGCTGGTCGACGTCGATCCGCAGAAGGCGGCGGCGCTGGGCGTCTCGGCCCAGTCCATCGGCCGCACGCTGGAGACCATGTTCGGCTCTCGCCGCGCCACGACCTATATCAAGGGCGGTCAGGAGTATGACGTCATCCTGCAGACCGACCGCGACAACCGGCGCGAGGTCTCGGACCTGGAGGCCCTGTATGTCGCGACCGGCGGCGGGCAACTGGTGCCCCTGTCGGCGGTGGTCACGACCAAGACCAGCGGCGACACGCCGGATCGGCGGCGTCTGGATCGCCAGCGCGCCATCACGCTTCAGGCGGACCTGAATCCTGGCACGACCATCGACGACGCGGTGCAGTTCCTGAGCGCAGAGGCAGCCAAACAGCCGCAGGGCGGGGTCGTGGTCCAATGGGGCGGGGCGGCGCGTGACCAGCAGGAGGCGGGCGGCGCGGTCGTGGCGGCCTTTGGTCTGGCGCTGCTGCTGGTGTTTCTGGTGCTGGCGGCCCAGTTCGAGAGCTGGATCACGCCGGCGGTCATCATGCTGACGGTTCCGCTGGCGGCGGCGGGCGGTCTGTTCGGCCTGCTGATGGCGGGGTCCAGCCTGAATATCTACAGCCAGATCGGCCTGATCATCCTGATCGGGGTGGCGGCCAAGAACGGCATTCTGATCGTGGAGTTCGCCAACCAGCTGCGCGACCAGGGCCGGTCGATCCGCGAGGCGATCATCGAATCGTCGTCCCTGCGGCTGCGTCCGATCATCATGACCTCGATCGCCACGGCGTTCGGCGCCCTGCCGCTGGTGCTGTGGCAAGGCGCGGGCGCGGGGAGCCGTCAGACCATCGGCGTGGTGATCTTCACCGGCGCCATCTTCGCCACCGTCCTGACCCTGTTCGTGGTGCCGGTGATCTATGGCGTGCTGGCGCGCTTCACCAGGTCGCCGGAATGGACCGCCCGCAAGATCGAGGAATGGGAAGCCCAGGAAATGCGCGAGGGCGGCGAAAAGCCGATCCCAGAAGCCTGA
- a CDS encoding cytochrome c family protein, which yields MSRLVLAAPLLLAPILALSACGQDAPSTATPAKPAHVLTDAEKASLLAALPAPYNTGDLENGRRAFARCRSCHTIGEGGADMAGPNLHGVFGRKAGDRPRYNYSNALRTADFVWDAERLDHWLQSPRTFLPGNKMTFPGLPDAKDRRDVIAFLKVETGYQPPIPAQAKDQTQPAS from the coding sequence ATGTCCCGCCTCGTCCTCGCCGCCCCGCTTCTTCTGGCCCCGATTCTGGCCCTTTCGGCCTGCGGTCAGGACGCGCCGTCCACCGCCACGCCGGCCAAGCCCGCGCATGTGCTGACGGATGCGGAGAAGGCCAGTCTGCTGGCCGCTCTGCCCGCCCCCTACAACACCGGCGATCTGGAGAACGGGCGCCGCGCCTTCGCCCGCTGCCGGTCGTGTCACACCATCGGCGAGGGTGGCGCGGACATGGCCGGGCCGAACCTGCATGGCGTGTTCGGCCGAAAGGCGGGCGACCGGCCCCGCTACAACTATTCCAACGCCCTCAGGACCGCCGATTTCGTCTGGGACGCCGAGCGGCTGGATCACTGGCTGCAAAGCCCGCGCACCTTCCTGCCCGGCAACAAGATGACCTTCCCCGGCCTGCCGGACGCCAAGGATCGCCGCGACGTCATCGCCTTCCTGAAGGTGGAGACGGGTTATCAGCCGCCGATCCCGGCGCAGGCCAAGGATCAGACACAGCCCGCCTCCTGA
- a CDS encoding FeoA domain-containing protein produces the protein MTDTIKLSQARRGDRGVIVQVGAHCHHQGEAVELERRLLELGFVEGAHVELLHEGLFGRDPIAMKVDDMRVALRRHEAASLTIRLDDGARGAA, from the coding sequence TTGACCGACACCATAAAGTTGAGCCAGGCCCGACGCGGCGATCGCGGCGTCATCGTCCAGGTGGGCGCGCACTGTCATCACCAGGGCGAGGCCGTGGAGCTGGAGCGCCGTCTGCTGGAATTGGGCTTCGTCGAGGGCGCCCATGTCGAACTGCTGCATGAAGGCCTGTTCGGGCGCGATCCCATCGCCATGAAGGTAGACGACATGCGCGTGGCCCTGCGGCGGCACGAGGCCGCCAGCCTGACGATCCGGCTGGACGACGGCGCGCGGGGGGCCGCCTGA
- a CDS encoding ferrous iron transporter B, giving the protein MDVALKTARVALVGNPNSGKTALFNALTGAHQKVANYAGVTVERKEGLIRATSGRTMSVLDLPGTYSLRARSPDEEVTRDAVLGRLAGETPPDVVVCVADATNLRLVLRLILELKAVGRPMVLALNMFDIAQRQGLRIDLEKLRAELGVPIITTVATRKRGIDELIAAVESQADAAALGENHWHTPDSAELRSTAREAERIMKACVRPPERPDTLTGKIDSILLHPVGGLLILLALLFVMFQAVFTWAKPLMDGIEAGIGWLGAFVATVLPDGLLQSLIVDGVISGVGSVLVFLPQILILFLFIIALEDFGYMARAAFLMDKIMGGAGLHGRAFIPLLSSFACAIPGVMAARVIDSKRDRLTTILVAPLMTCSARIPVYTLIIAAFIPNEKVWGFANLQGLVMFGLYAAGILSALLVSLVIRKVFWRGAVEPFMMELPTYKIPDLKSVGFNLWLRAKIFLNRAGRIILPAVVILWVLATFPYPPENATLPAIDYSFAGMIGRALEPIFAPIGFNWQMVIALIPGMAAREVAVAALGTTYAIADADNATGLLASTLAHHWSLATALSFLAWYIFAPQCVATLGVVRRETNSLKWTWIMIGYMFGLAYLASLVTYHVAVALGGG; this is encoded by the coding sequence ATGGATGTCGCGCTGAAAACCGCCCGCGTCGCCCTGGTCGGCAATCCCAACAGCGGCAAGACCGCGCTGTTCAACGCCCTGACCGGCGCGCACCAGAAGGTCGCCAACTACGCCGGCGTCACGGTGGAGCGGAAAGAGGGGCTGATCCGCGCCACATCCGGCCGCACGATGTCGGTGCTGGACCTGCCCGGCACCTATTCGCTGCGCGCGCGCAGCCCGGACGAGGAGGTGACGCGCGACGCCGTGCTGGGGCGGCTGGCCGGGGAGACGCCGCCGGACGTGGTGGTGTGCGTCGCCGACGCCACCAACCTGCGCCTGGTGCTGCGCCTGATCCTGGAGCTTAAGGCTGTCGGACGGCCGATGGTGCTGGCGCTCAATATGTTCGACATCGCCCAGCGTCAGGGCCTGCGGATCGATCTGGAGAAGCTGCGCGCCGAACTGGGCGTGCCGATCATCACCACGGTCGCGACGCGCAAGCGCGGGATCGACGAACTGATCGCCGCCGTCGAGAGCCAGGCCGACGCCGCCGCGCTTGGCGAAAACCACTGGCATACGCCCGACTCCGCCGAACTGCGCAGCACGGCGCGCGAGGCCGAGCGGATCATGAAGGCCTGCGTGCGGCCGCCCGAACGGCCCGACACCCTGACCGGCAAGATCGATTCCATTCTGCTGCATCCGGTCGGCGGCCTGCTGATCCTGCTGGCCCTGCTGTTCGTCATGTTTCAGGCCGTCTTCACCTGGGCCAAGCCGCTGATGGACGGCATCGAGGCGGGCATTGGGTGGCTGGGCGCCTTCGTCGCCACGGTCCTGCCCGACGGTCTGTTGCAGAGCCTGATCGTGGACGGGGTGATTTCGGGCGTCGGCAGCGTGCTGGTCTTCCTGCCGCAGATCCTGATCCTGTTCCTGTTCATCATCGCGCTGGAAGACTTCGGCTATATGGCTCGCGCGGCCTTTCTGATGGACAAGATCATGGGCGGGGCGGGTCTGCACGGGCGCGCCTTCATTCCCCTGTTGTCCAGCTTCGCCTGCGCCATTCCGGGCGTGATGGCGGCGCGGGTGATCGATTCCAAGCGCGACCGCCTGACCACCATCCTGGTTGCGCCGCTGATGACCTGCTCGGCGCGCATCCCGGTCTATACGCTGATCATCGCCGCCTTCATTCCGAACGAGAAGGTGTGGGGTTTCGCCAATCTGCAGGGGCTGGTGATGTTCGGCCTCTATGCAGCCGGCATTCTCAGCGCGCTTCTGGTCTCGCTGGTGATCCGCAAGGTGTTCTGGCGCGGCGCGGTCGAGCCCTTCATGATGGAGCTGCCGACCTACAAGATCCCCGATCTGAAAAGCGTCGGCTTCAACCTGTGGCTCCGGGCCAAGATCTTCCTGAACCGGGCGGGGCGGATCATTCTGCCCGCTGTGGTCATACTGTGGGTGCTGGCGACCTTCCCCTATCCGCCCGAGAACGCGACCCTGCCGGCCATCGACTATTCGTTCGCGGGCATGATCGGCCGCGCGCTGGAGCCGATTTTCGCGCCCATCGGCTTCAACTGGCAGATGGTCATCGCCCTGATCCCCGGCATGGCGGCGCGCGAGGTGGCGGTGGCGGCGCTGGGCACCACCTACGCCATTGCGGATGCCGACAATGCCACGGGCCTGCTGGCCTCGACCCTGGCGCATCACTGGTCGCTGGCCACGGCGCTGTCCTTCCTGGCCTGGTACATCTTTGCGCCCCAGTGCGTGGCGACCCTGGGCGTGGTGCGACGCGAGACCAACTCGCTGAAGTGGACCTGGATCATGATCGGCTACATGTTCGGTTTGGCCTATCTGGCGTCGCTGGTGACCTATCATGTGGCGGTGGCGCTCGGAGGGGGCTAA
- a CDS encoding A24 family peptidase → MPPVIAAIVMGGLGLIFGSFIAAVSVRLPRDEDIVMARSRCRGCDRPLRPWELVPLFSWLALRGRCARCATPISRRYPLIELAAGTIGVWAALWASGEGASAFTMAATAVLGWQLLLIAIVDGENFWLPDILTLPLIATGLVVAMVAGWDIALSRLIGSAAGFGGLWLVGWLYQAVRKRQGLGGGDPFLFAGAGAWVGWVGLPSVLLWACAAGLGLVFAMLVVRRSVRATDKLPFGVFLAVGLWLTWLYGPLGL, encoded by the coding sequence ATGCCTCCTGTGATCGCCGCCATCGTCATGGGCGGACTGGGCCTGATTTTCGGCAGTTTCATCGCCGCGGTCAGCGTGCGCCTGCCGCGTGACGAGGACATCGTCATGGCCCGCTCTCGATGCCGGGGGTGCGATCGGCCGCTGCGGCCGTGGGAGCTGGTTCCGCTGTTCAGCTGGCTGGCGCTGCGGGGGCGGTGCGCGCGGTGCGCCACCCCGATTTCAAGACGGTATCCGCTGATCGAACTGGCCGCCGGGACGATCGGCGTCTGGGCCGCGCTGTGGGCGTCCGGCGAGGGGGCGTCGGCGTTCACGATGGCGGCGACGGCGGTGCTGGGCTGGCAGTTGCTGTTGATCGCCATCGTCGACGGCGAGAACTTCTGGCTGCCCGACATCCTGACCCTGCCGTTGATCGCCACGGGCCTGGTCGTCGCCATGGTCGCCGGCTGGGATATCGCCCTGTCGCGCCTGATCGGTTCGGCCGCGGGGTTCGGGGGGCTGTGGCTGGTCGGCTGGCTTTATCAGGCCGTCCGCAAGCGTCAGGGCCTGGGCGGGGGCGACCCCTTCCTGTTCGCGGGCGCCGGGGCCTGGGTCGGCTGGGTCGGCCTGCCCAGCGTCCTGTTGTGGGCCTGCGCGGCGGGCCTCGGTCTGGTGTTCGCCATGCTGGTGGTGCGGCGGTCGGTCCGCGCGACGGACAAACTGCCGTTCGGGGTCTTCCTGGCGGTCGGACTCTGGCTGACCTGGCTCTACGGTCCGCTGGGTCTTTAA
- a CDS encoding histidine phosphatase family protein has translation MRHGQTDWNRLQLCVGQNDQPLNAYGVKQACASNRIVQTLGVDVIFHSPLSRAARTAQIVAGAIPLLLEPDLREVCLGVKEGQFEADPADDFVSAWLRGQTIPGAEQFDEFRDRAVNAVNRCLDVAQSRSALIVAHSAVFIALASSCGLKAQDLGHCQPHLFAPQAEGWLVRPA, from the coding sequence ATGCGCCACGGCCAGACCGACTGGAACCGACTGCAGCTTTGCGTGGGACAAAACGACCAGCCGCTCAACGCCTATGGCGTTAAGCAGGCCTGTGCTTCGAACCGCATTGTCCAAACCCTCGGCGTCGATGTCATCTTCCATTCACCCCTGTCGCGCGCTGCGCGTACGGCTCAAATCGTCGCCGGTGCGATCCCGCTCTTGCTGGAGCCCGATCTGCGCGAGGTCTGTCTTGGCGTGAAGGAGGGACAGTTCGAAGCAGATCCGGCCGACGATTTTGTTTCTGCATGGCTGCGAGGCCAGACCATTCCGGGGGCGGAGCAGTTCGATGAATTTCGCGATCGAGCGGTGAACGCTGTCAACCGCTGCCTCGATGTCGCACAGTCCCGATCTGCCCTGATCGTCGCCCATTCGGCCGTCTTCATCGCCCTGGCGTCCAGCTGCGGCTTGAAAGCGCAAGACCTCGGTCATTGTCAGCCTCATCTGTTCGCTCCCCAGGCCGAGGGCTGGCTCGTTCGCCCGGCCTGA
- a CDS encoding TetR/AcrR family transcriptional regulator, with protein sequence MPNTTNKLGHKIGARGGRTRQAILDATQRLLNARHYGEIRVADLAAAAGVSPSNFYTYFKTVEEPVLALCEIAATDFQGLATHFQADWPGDRAFTIARAFILDVMAIWRSYGQVLRVEHMLADNGDAAFVESRVRRLRRLHLAIERRVAQAHASGLHPKEYNPRLASYQIASIAESTAASFDLLRRADTPEAILDTAAIIVVKLTTGR encoded by the coding sequence ATGCCCAACACGACCAACAAGCTGGGCCACAAGATCGGCGCGCGGGGCGGCAGGACCCGCCAGGCGATCCTCGACGCGACTCAGCGCCTGTTGAACGCACGGCATTACGGCGAAATCCGCGTGGCCGACCTGGCGGCGGCCGCTGGTGTTTCTCCCTCGAATTTCTACACCTATTTCAAGACGGTCGAAGAACCCGTTCTGGCGTTGTGCGAAATCGCCGCAACCGATTTCCAAGGCCTGGCGACCCATTTTCAGGCGGATTGGCCCGGAGATAGGGCCTTCACCATCGCGCGCGCCTTCATCCTGGACGTGATGGCGATCTGGCGCAGCTACGGTCAGGTTCTGCGGGTCGAGCACATGCTGGCGGATAATGGCGACGCCGCCTTCGTCGAAAGCCGCGTGCGCCGTCTTCGCCGCCTGCACCTGGCCATCGAACGCCGCGTGGCCCAGGCCCACGCCAGCGGCCTTCACCCCAAGGAGTACAATCCGCGCCTGGCCTCCTACCAGATCGCCTCCATCGCCGAATCGACGGCGGCCAGCTTCGATCTTCTACGCCGCGCCGATACGCCCGAGGCCATTCTGGATACGGCGGCGATCATCGTCGTCAAACTGACGACCGGGCGTTGA